Proteins encoded together in one Prosthecobacter fusiformis window:
- a CDS encoding TIGR03915 family putative DNA repair protein → MITASIDPTFAAWRSKARELLKQGVRPENVNWGDAHTGPGLLLEEPAAYSLPASAEIKVPPDFLSLAARVCAHTDDRRWSILYRLLYRLTLGGERHLLHLPSDPDIRQCEVWSKAIGRDIHKMHAFVRFRLIGQDEESGREQFVAWFEPMFHTVRLAAPFFEKRFAGMDWSILTPDECVHWDGKKLFFTPGMDRSQAPSADAHDDLWRTYYRSIFNPARLKVKAMQSEMPQKYWKNLPEAQIIRELIAGSQDRVQDMLETPERPVKPVPDNAYIRSLHQRPEGS, encoded by the coding sequence ATGATCACCGCATCCATCGATCCCACTTTTGCTGCTTGGCGCAGTAAGGCCAGGGAGCTTTTGAAACAGGGTGTACGGCCTGAGAACGTAAACTGGGGCGATGCCCATACTGGCCCGGGTCTGCTGCTTGAAGAACCCGCGGCGTACTCCTTGCCCGCATCTGCCGAAATCAAGGTGCCGCCGGATTTCCTCTCTCTGGCCGCCAGAGTCTGCGCCCATACGGATGACCGCCGCTGGAGCATTCTCTATCGTTTGTTATACCGGCTGACTTTGGGAGGCGAGCGACATTTGCTCCATTTACCCAGCGACCCCGATATCCGTCAGTGTGAGGTGTGGTCAAAGGCCATCGGCCGCGACATTCACAAAATGCATGCCTTTGTGCGCTTCCGTCTCATTGGTCAAGATGAGGAGTCCGGCCGGGAGCAGTTCGTTGCTTGGTTTGAACCGATGTTTCATACTGTGAGGCTGGCAGCGCCGTTTTTTGAGAAGCGTTTTGCCGGTATGGACTGGTCCATCCTGACTCCCGATGAATGCGTGCATTGGGACGGTAAGAAGCTTTTTTTCACCCCCGGTATGGACCGCAGCCAGGCCCCCTCAGCCGATGCCCATGATGACCTTTGGCGTACCTATTACCGCAGCATTTTTAATCCTGCGCGCCTGAAAGTGAAGGCCATGCAGTCGGAGATGCCGCAGAAGTACTGGAAGAATCTCCCGGAGGCGCAGATCATTCGCGAACTCATCGCAGGCAGCCAGGACCGGGTTCAGGACATGCTGGAGACGCCGGAGCGCCCGGTGAAACC
- the queC gene encoding 7-cyano-7-deazaguanine synthase QueC, with translation MSKAIILLSGGLDSTVALYWARQHHNVVGAVSFDYGSKHNDKEIALAIWHCAQFGIPHDLVSLPFVNDLFNSALLKSGGAIPEGHYSDNNMKRTVVPFRNGIMLAIACGIAESREVDALIIAAHSGDHAIYPDCREPFMQAMGNAMREGTYARIELLRPFIDMNKIAIAKLGHELGVDMGKTWSCYKGEDLQCGICGTCVERREAFILAGLTDPTVYLHEGPLPRKPGEL, from the coding sequence ATGTCCAAAGCCATCATCCTTCTCAGCGGCGGTCTGGATTCCACAGTCGCGCTTTACTGGGCACGCCAGCATCATAATGTGGTGGGCGCGGTGAGCTTTGATTACGGCTCCAAGCATAACGACAAGGAGATCGCCCTGGCCATCTGGCATTGCGCCCAGTTCGGCATACCTCATGACCTGGTATCCCTGCCGTTTGTGAATGATCTATTTAATTCAGCCCTGCTGAAAAGCGGCGGTGCTATTCCCGAAGGGCACTACAGCGATAACAATATGAAGCGCACCGTGGTGCCTTTTCGCAATGGCATCATGCTGGCCATCGCCTGCGGCATCGCCGAATCCCGCGAGGTGGACGCTCTCATTATCGCCGCCCATTCAGGCGATCACGCCATTTATCCGGATTGTCGGGAGCCCTTCATGCAGGCCATGGGCAATGCCATGCGCGAAGGAACCTACGCCCGCATAGAGCTGCTTCGCCCCTTCATTGACATGAATAAAATCGCCATCGCTAAGCTCGGCCATGAGCTGGGGGTGGACATGGGCAAAACCTGGAGCTGCTACAAAGGCGAAGACCTCCAATGCGGCATCTGCGGCACCTGCGTGGAGCGGCGCGAGGCCTTCATCCTCGCCGGGCTGACAGACCCCACCGTCTATCTGCATGAAGGACCGCTGCCAAGGAAGCCAGGGGAGTTATGA
- the queF gene encoding preQ(1) synthase, which produces MSDSLTADITLLGRSEHRLPASPDEAALETFPNRTPGRNYTIHLSAPDFGSLCPVTGQPDAAHVEILYIPDERCVETKSLKFYLASYRNHASFNEAIVNRILDDLVAACAPKQAIVRGRFVPRGGIQLTCEARHPSREIPLEWPAASLSTPH; this is translated from the coding sequence ATGTCCGATTCCCTCACTGCCGACATCACCCTGCTGGGCCGCTCCGAGCACCGGCTGCCTGCCTCCCCCGATGAGGCGGCGCTGGAGACTTTCCCCAACCGCACCCCGGGCCGCAATTACACCATTCATCTCAGCGCCCCAGATTTCGGCTCCCTCTGCCCCGTCACCGGCCAGCCGGATGCAGCTCATGTGGAGATCCTGTACATCCCGGATGAGCGTTGCGTGGAAACGAAATCACTGAAGTTTTATCTGGCCAGCTACCGCAACCACGCCTCGTTTAATGAGGCCATTGTCAATCGCATCCTGGATGATCTGGTGGCGGCCTGTGCGCCCAAGCAGGCCATCGTCCGGGGCCGTTTCGTCCCTCGCGGCGGCATCCAGCTTACATGTGAGGCCCGGCATCCCAGCCGTGAAATTCCCCTGGAGTGGCCAGCAGCTTCGCTGAGTACCCCGCACTGA